The following coding sequences lie in one Anomaloglossus baeobatrachus isolate aAnoBae1 chromosome 7, aAnoBae1.hap1, whole genome shotgun sequence genomic window:
- the LOC142246169 gene encoding integrator complex subunit 1-like, protein MSMRRPEILSFFASDFQRLMSSAEESCRNQAFTLALRAIQCNPSIATDFLPTFMYCLGSRDFEVVQTALRNLPEYTLLCREHAAVLLHRAFLVGMYGQMDTSPQISEALKLLHMEAMV, encoded by the exons ATGTCCATGCGCCGGCCTGAAATCCTCTCCTTCTTCGCG AGTGATTTTCAGAGGCTTATGAGCTCCGCCGAGGAATCGTGCCGCAATCAGGCCTTCACCCTGGCCTTACGCGCCATTCAGTGTAATCCCAG TATTGCTACAGACTTCCTGCCCACCTTCATGTATTGTTTGGGCAGCAGGGACTTTGAAGTAGTGCAGACGGCGCTGAGGAATCTGCCAGAGTACACACTGCTGTGCCGAG AACATGCGGCCGTACTCCTGCACAGAGCCTTCCTGGTGGGCATGTACGGACAGATGGACACCAGCCCTCAGATTTCGGAAGCATTGAAGCTCCTCCACATGGAGGCCATGGTGTAG